A part of Magnetospirillum sp. ME-1 genomic DNA contains:
- a CDS encoding CaiB/BaiF CoA transferase family protein: protein MRALDDILVLDLSRVLAGPFCTQMLADLGARVIKVEKPGSGDDTRGWGPPFLNHPKTGEKGDAAYYLAANRGKHSVTIDMATPEGQELVRSLAARADVLVENYKLGGLKKYGLDYDSLKELNPRLVYCSITGFGQDGPYAPRAGYDFMIQAMGGLMSVTGEKDTLPGGGPQKAGIAIADLSTGLHAVIAVLAALNQRHRTGRGQHIDLGLLDVQVSMMTNQAMTYLVSGDAPTRAGNGHAAIVPYQAFPTADGHLIIAVGNDGQFAKLADELGHPEWAVDERFTLNRARVQHRDVLIPLIEAETRRYTSTALLAALERRQIPSGPINTMDKVFADPQAQARRLRREVPHAAAGSIPTVASPLRLSDSEVAYDRGPPLLGEHTDAVLAEVLGLDEDALAALRAKGVV from the coding sequence ATGCGGGCCCTTGACGACATTCTGGTCCTCGACCTTTCGCGCGTGCTGGCCGGTCCCTTCTGCACCCAGATGCTGGCCGATTTGGGCGCCCGGGTGATCAAGGTGGAAAAGCCCGGCTCCGGCGACGACACCAGGGGCTGGGGCCCGCCCTTCCTCAACCATCCCAAGACGGGCGAGAAGGGCGACGCCGCCTATTACCTGGCGGCCAACCGGGGCAAGCATTCGGTGACCATCGACATGGCGACGCCCGAGGGCCAGGAGCTGGTCCGTTCGCTGGCCGCCCGGGCCGACGTGCTGGTGGAGAACTACAAGCTGGGCGGATTGAAGAAGTACGGCCTGGACTACGATTCCCTGAAGGAGCTCAATCCCCGGCTGGTCTATTGCTCCATCACCGGCTTCGGCCAGGACGGGCCCTATGCGCCCAGGGCCGGCTACGACTTCATGATCCAGGCCATGGGCGGGCTGATGAGCGTGACGGGGGAAAAGGATACGCTTCCCGGCGGCGGGCCGCAGAAGGCCGGCATCGCCATCGCCGACCTGTCCACCGGCCTGCACGCGGTGATCGCCGTGCTGGCGGCGCTCAACCAGCGCCACCGTACCGGGCGCGGCCAGCATATCGACCTGGGCCTGCTGGACGTGCAGGTGTCCATGATGACCAACCAGGCCATGACCTATCTGGTCAGCGGCGACGCCCCGACCCGGGCGGGCAACGGCCACGCCGCCATCGTGCCCTATCAGGCCTTCCCCACCGCCGATGGCCACCTGATCATCGCGGTGGGCAATGACGGGCAGTTCGCCAAGCTGGCCGACGAGCTGGGCCATCCCGAATGGGCGGTGGACGAGCGTTTCACCCTGAACCGCGCCAGGGTCCAACACCGCGACGTGCTGATTCCGCTGATCGAGGCCGAAACGCGGCGCTACACCTCGACGGCCCTGCTGGCGGCGCTCGAGCGCCGCCAGATTCCCTCGGGCCCCATCAACACCATGGACAAGGTGTTCGCCGATCCCCAGGCCCAGGCGCGACGCCTGCGCCGCGAGGTTCCCCACGCCGCGGCCGGAAGCATTCCCACCGTGGCCAGCCCGCTGCGCCTGTCGGACTCCGAAGTGGCCTACGACCGGGGGCCGCCGCTGCTGGGCGAGCATACCGATGCGGTGCTGGCCGAAGTGCTGGGGCTGGACGAAGACGCGCTGGCCGCCTTGCGCGCCAAAGGCGTGGTGTAG
- a CDS encoding ABC transporter ATP-binding protein produces MAKLLEIEALRAGYGSINVLWDLSLTIEEGKLTCILGPNGGGKTTLLRAIMGLVKTGAGRILYQGMDRTNAPTWDMVADGIAMIPEGRMVFRDMSVADNLMMGAFPRKCRANAPKNLKMVYDMFPRLFERRDQLAGALSGGEAQMLAMGRGLMEEPKLILVDEPSLGLAPVVVDEVMGILDRLRQEGRTIVLVEQNTNKALKIADHVYLVRGGKVVLSESADSVDLAHLHDLYFARDTLHEH; encoded by the coding sequence GTGGCGAAGCTGCTTGAAATCGAAGCCTTGCGGGCCGGCTACGGCTCCATCAACGTGCTGTGGGACCTGTCGCTCACCATCGAGGAAGGCAAGCTCACCTGCATCCTCGGCCCCAACGGCGGCGGCAAGACCACGCTTTTGCGCGCCATCATGGGACTGGTGAAGACCGGAGCCGGACGCATCCTCTACCAGGGCATGGACCGCACCAACGCGCCCACCTGGGACATGGTGGCGGACGGTATCGCCATGATCCCCGAAGGCCGCATGGTGTTCCGCGACATGAGTGTGGCCGACAACCTGATGATGGGGGCGTTTCCCAGGAAGTGCCGGGCCAATGCGCCGAAAAACCTGAAGATGGTCTACGACATGTTCCCCCGCCTCTTTGAGCGCCGCGACCAGCTGGCCGGCGCCCTGTCGGGCGGCGAGGCGCAGATGCTGGCCATGGGGCGCGGCCTGATGGAGGAGCCCAAGCTGATCTTGGTGGACGAGCCGTCGCTGGGCCTTGCGCCGGTGGTGGTGGACGAGGTGATGGGCATCCTCGACCGTCTGCGGCAAGAGGGGCGCACCATCGTGCTGGTGGAGCAGAACACCAACAAGGCCTTGAAGATCGCCGACCACGTCTATCTGGTCAGGGGCGGCAAGGTTGTGCTGTCGGAAAGCGCCGATTCGGTGGATCTTGCCCACCTCCACGACCTTTACTTCGCCAGGGACACCCTTCATGAGCACTGA
- a CDS encoding ABC transporter ATP-binding protein, whose translation MLLELDGITVAFGGLIAVGDVSFSMNEGDVLGLVGPNGAGKTTLFNAVSGLVRPTRGKARFLGRDLVAMPIHTRARAGIGRAFQVPQPMHELTVRENLMVASRFATGRVDKQRIEEILDLLKLGHKADSDAATSLALTEQKALEVGKALATNPKLLMLDEVLAGLETAGKRAFMHTLSEVRSRYGLALLIIEHDIETITRLCPRVVVLNFGRLIAEGSPEHVFNDPEVIRSYTGGEAA comes from the coding sequence ATGCTGCTTGAGCTTGACGGCATCACCGTGGCCTTCGGCGGCCTGATCGCCGTGGGAGACGTCAGCTTTTCCATGAATGAGGGCGACGTGCTGGGGCTGGTCGGCCCCAACGGGGCGGGCAAGACCACCCTGTTCAACGCCGTGTCGGGGCTGGTGCGCCCCACCCGGGGCAAGGCCCGCTTCCTGGGCCGCGATCTGGTGGCCATGCCCATCCACACCAGGGCGCGGGCCGGTATCGGCCGCGCCTTCCAGGTGCCCCAGCCCATGCACGAGCTGACGGTGCGCGAAAACCTGATGGTGGCATCGCGCTTCGCCACCGGCCGGGTGGACAAGCAGCGCATCGAGGAAATCCTCGACCTGCTGAAGCTGGGCCACAAGGCGGACTCGGATGCCGCCACCTCGCTGGCGCTGACCGAGCAGAAGGCCTTGGAGGTGGGCAAGGCGCTGGCCACCAACCCGAAGCTGCTGATGCTCGACGAGGTGCTGGCCGGGCTGGAGACGGCGGGCAAGCGCGCCTTCATGCACACCCTGTCGGAGGTGCGGAGCCGCTATGGCCTCGCCCTCTTGATCATCGAGCACGACATCGAGACCATCACCCGGCTGTGCCCCCGCGTGGTGGTGCTGAATTTCGGCCGACTGATCGCCGAGGGCAGCCCCGAGCACGTATTCAACGACCCCGAAGTCATCAGGAGCTATACCGGTGGCGAAGCTGCTTGA
- a CDS encoding NAD(P)H-dependent flavin oxidoreductase: MTALFHTRVTELFGIHLPVLAGGLQWLATPDYVAAAAHAGICGFITAASYEELGDLRSAIRKCRDLSEGKPFGVNVSMLPKLVQGERTQAVFDLIVEEGVRFVETSGRNPAPYLPALKAAGIKVVHKVPAVKYALKAQAEGVDAVAVVGAECGGHPGMDMVGTFVQANVAASKLSIPLLVGGGIGTGAHLVAALGLGADGVVVGTRFLVAEEIWAHADYKRRLIEADETETTLILSSLRNTARVLRNEATATVQTLEKEGAGIEALMPHISGKVGREAYRTGDWTKAALSVGQSVAFADRIEPLAAIVRRFEDEARAALGRLKGLTAS; this comes from the coding sequence ATGACCGCCCTCTTCCACACCCGCGTCACCGAACTGTTCGGCATTCACTTGCCGGTGCTGGCCGGTGGGCTCCAATGGCTGGCGACGCCCGATTACGTCGCCGCCGCGGCCCATGCCGGCATCTGCGGCTTCATCACGGCGGCCAGCTACGAGGAGTTGGGCGATCTCAGATCCGCCATCCGAAAGTGCCGTGATCTGTCGGAGGGCAAGCCGTTCGGCGTCAACGTCTCCATGCTGCCCAAACTGGTCCAGGGCGAGCGCACCCAAGCCGTCTTCGACCTGATCGTCGAGGAAGGGGTGCGCTTCGTCGAAACCTCGGGCCGCAATCCCGCCCCCTACCTGCCGGCGCTGAAGGCGGCCGGAATCAAGGTGGTGCACAAGGTGCCGGCGGTGAAATACGCGCTGAAAGCCCAGGCCGAGGGCGTCGATGCCGTGGCGGTGGTCGGCGCCGAATGCGGCGGCCACCCCGGCATGGACATGGTGGGCACCTTTGTTCAGGCCAACGTGGCGGCGTCCAAGCTGTCGATCCCCCTGCTGGTGGGCGGCGGCATCGGCACCGGCGCCCATCTGGTGGCCGCCCTGGGCTTGGGCGCCGACGGCGTGGTGGTGGGCACCCGCTTTCTGGTGGCCGAGGAGATCTGGGCCCATGCCGATTACAAGCGCCGCCTGATCGAGGCCGACGAGACCGAGACCACCCTGATCCTGTCGTCCTTGCGCAACACGGCGCGCGTGCTGCGCAACGAGGCCACCGCCACGGTACAGACCCTGGAGAAGGAGGGGGCCGGCATCGAGGCGCTGATGCCCCACATTTCCGGCAAGGTGGGGCGCGAGGCCTACCGCACCGGCGACTGGACCAAGGCGGCGCTGTCGGTGGGCCAGTCGGTGGCCTTCGCCGACCGCATCGAGCCCCTGGCCGCCATCGTCCGCCGCTTCGAGGACGAGGCGCGGGCGGCGCTGGGCCGCCTGAAAGGGTTGACCGCGTCATGA
- a CDS encoding PaaI family thioesterase, translated as MSTDLLDGEPASGFQDLLGYHLAEWAEDHAVLELTVDRKHCNRAGLVHGGVLATLIDTSCGFAATYCPHPGRVRRCVTLQLTTSFTGQVRHGLIRAIGRKKAGGSRIVFCSSEILDENGKLIAMGEGTFRYRTGSESPEGVAL; from the coding sequence ATGAGCACTGATCTGCTGGACGGCGAGCCCGCATCGGGCTTCCAGGACCTGTTGGGCTACCATCTGGCCGAATGGGCCGAGGATCACGCCGTGCTGGAACTGACCGTCGACCGTAAGCACTGCAACCGCGCCGGACTGGTCCATGGCGGCGTTCTCGCCACCCTGATCGACACCTCGTGCGGCTTCGCCGCCACCTACTGTCCCCATCCCGGCCGGGTGCGGCGCTGCGTCACCCTGCAGCTGACCACCAGCTTCACCGGCCAGGTCCGCCACGGCCTGATCCGCGCCATCGGCCGCAAGAAGGCGGGCGGCAGCCGCATCGTGTTCTGCTCGTCGGAAATCCTGGACGAGAACGGCAAGCTGATCGCCATGGGCGAAGGCACCTTCCGCTACCGCACCGGCAGCGAATCGCCCGAAGGCGTGGCGCTGTGA
- a CDS encoding branched-chain amino acid ABC transporter permease produces the protein MLELTLQSLFSGLLSGAYYALIALGLALVFGTMRVINLAHGELVLLGAYISYTAEEKLGLDPLASLPLALAVVVATAMAVYYLVSLIKKDRELNSLILTFGIGVILTNAVLMIWSADIHSATTPWYHDAVIPFDILFAMQAELVFAGIGIILVAAVWWWLEKSWYGRALRAVASNRDAAKLMGVNPQLTEVLSFAVSGLLATVAGIAIYTAKVIQPSLGHHLTVKAFIITVLAGMGSVPGVLLGAVLLGVVESLTVTMASSALQELAGMVLFLVVLLLMPSGLFGRAKRRG, from the coding sequence ATGCTTGAGCTAACCCTTCAATCCCTGTTCTCCGGCCTGCTGTCGGGAGCGTACTACGCCCTGATCGCGCTGGGTCTGGCGCTGGTGTTCGGCACCATGCGGGTCATCAACCTCGCCCATGGCGAGCTGGTGCTGCTGGGCGCCTATATCAGCTACACAGCCGAGGAGAAGCTGGGCCTCGATCCCCTGGCCTCGCTGCCCCTGGCCCTGGCCGTGGTGGTGGCCACCGCCATGGCGGTCTATTACCTGGTCAGCCTGATCAAGAAGGATCGCGAGCTGAACTCGCTGATCCTCACCTTCGGCATCGGGGTAATCCTGACCAACGCGGTGCTGATGATCTGGTCGGCGGACATCCACTCCGCCACCACGCCCTGGTACCACGACGCCGTCATCCCCTTCGACATCCTGTTCGCCATGCAGGCCGAACTGGTGTTCGCCGGAATCGGCATCATCCTGGTGGCTGCCGTGTGGTGGTGGCTGGAAAAAAGCTGGTACGGCAGGGCGTTGCGGGCCGTTGCTTCCAACCGCGACGCCGCCAAGCTGATGGGCGTCAATCCGCAATTGACCGAGGTGCTGTCCTTCGCGGTGTCGGGCCTGCTGGCCACGGTGGCGGGCATCGCCATCTACACCGCCAAGGTGATCCAGCCGTCGCTGGGCCATCACCTGACGGTGAAGGCCTTCATCATCACCGTGCTGGCCGGCATGGGCTCGGTGCCCGGCGTGCTGCTGGGCGCGGTGCTGCTGGGCGTGGTGGAAAGCCTGACCGTCACCATGGCGTCGTCGGCGCTGCAGGAACTGGCCGGCATGGTGCTGTTCCTGGTGGTGCTGCTCCTGATGCCGTCCGGCCTGTTCGGCCGCGCCAAGCGGAGGGGCTGA
- a CDS encoding branched-chain amino acid ABC transporter permease, which translates to MGNTLKIGLFLVLAYIAVPLALGSNAYVIGLIVAALTIGGIAIAWALLGNLGGMVSFGHAAFFGVGGYVSALLTLKGGWPVFPAMLMAGIGAAIASVATMPALRLRGPYFALAILAYAEIFRILATEAKPITGGAAGLLSIPRLPTLLGMDFGSKLGGYFVILTIVVASMAAYHLIRRSTYGLALKAMHDSEDATRVVGVNSTLLKAWMLVVSAFITGMVGAFNAHYINFLEPDYAFAGQWTTLAIVSAIFGGYRTVSGPLVGALAVYLVDQLVFKPILPQGHQIVLGALLGAMILFSPGGLIPMLAAKLSAKEGHAHAA; encoded by the coding sequence ATGGGCAACACCCTCAAGATCGGCCTGTTCCTGGTCCTCGCCTACATCGCCGTGCCGCTGGCCTTGGGCTCCAACGCCTATGTCATCGGCCTGATCGTCGCGGCGCTGACCATCGGCGGCATCGCTATCGCCTGGGCGCTGTTGGGCAATCTGGGCGGCATGGTGAGCTTCGGCCACGCCGCCTTCTTCGGGGTAGGCGGTTACGTCTCAGCCCTGCTGACGCTGAAAGGAGGCTGGCCGGTGTTTCCGGCCATGCTGATGGCCGGCATCGGCGCGGCCATCGCCTCGGTGGCGACCATGCCGGCGCTGCGGCTGCGCGGCCCCTATTTCGCCCTGGCCATCCTGGCCTATGCCGAGATATTCCGCATCCTGGCCACCGAGGCCAAGCCCATCACCGGCGGCGCGGCGGGATTGCTGTCCATTCCCCGCCTGCCCACCCTGCTGGGGATGGATTTCGGCTCCAAGCTGGGCGGCTATTTCGTCATCCTGACCATCGTGGTGGCGTCCATGGCGGCCTATCACCTGATCCGCCGCTCCACCTACGGCCTGGCGCTCAAAGCCATGCACGACAGCGAGGACGCCACCCGCGTCGTCGGCGTCAACTCGACGCTGCTGAAGGCCTGGATGCTGGTGGTGTCCGCCTTCATCACCGGCATGGTCGGCGCCTTCAACGCCCATTACATCAACTTCCTCGAGCCCGACTACGCCTTCGCCGGGCAGTGGACGACGCTGGCCATCGTCTCGGCCATCTTCGGCGGCTACCGCACGGTGAGCGGCCCGCTGGTGGGCGCGCTGGCGGTCTATCTGGTGGACCAGCTGGTGTTCAAGCCCATCCTGCCCCAGGGCCACCAGATCGTGCTGGGCGCGCTGCTGGGCGCCATGATCCTGTTCAGCCCCGGCGGCCTGATCCCCATGCTGGCGGCCAAACTGTCCGCTAAGGAGGGCCACGCCCATGCTGCTTGA
- a CDS encoding class I adenylate-forming enzyme family protein — MRAVADILADLPPRLSQLARHWQRRTPDALAMIQGDIRWTYAQLGEAMDEAGVLLKELEVRPGDRLMLVGENCLPLVALILAAGEMDAWAAIINARLSEREIDTIRDHCGARRVIYTTDVSAEATLHARQHGAQMRALPRLGSFAVGPLNHECGSEPVEPGNGQVAALIYTSGTTGTPKGVMLTHRNIMFVGAVSGGLRDIGPGDVAYGVLPMSHVFGLASVLVGSLYGGACLHVAPRFAPAQVLADLKAGLTMWNGVPAMFAKFLEHLRLTGAKVEAPCLRFLSAGGSPLDPAIKAETEAVFGRVLNNGYGLTESAPTICQTRLDAPRADCSVGHALPGVEVRIVGPDGKDIPDGQVGELWSRGPGTMKGYYRAPEMTAEVIDAEGWLNTGDFARRDADGALFIVGRAKELIIRSGFNVYPAEVEAVFNAHPLVTHSAVVGRPAADGNEEVVAFVQVAPGTQIDAAQLGEWAASRLAPYKRPGEVVVVGHLPAGATGKILKNRLAEAARNHAYDNL, encoded by the coding sequence ATGCGGGCTGTCGCCGACATCCTGGCCGACCTGCCGCCGCGCCTGTCGCAACTGGCGCGGCACTGGCAGCGGCGCACCCCCGACGCCCTCGCCATGATCCAGGGCGATATCCGCTGGACCTACGCCCAGTTGGGCGAGGCCATGGACGAGGCCGGAGTGCTGCTGAAGGAGCTGGAGGTGCGCCCCGGCGACCGGCTGATGCTGGTGGGCGAGAACTGTCTGCCGCTGGTGGCCCTGATCCTGGCGGCGGGCGAGATGGATGCCTGGGCGGCGATCATCAACGCCCGGCTGTCGGAGCGCGAGATCGACACCATCCGCGATCATTGCGGCGCGCGCCGGGTGATCTACACCACCGACGTCTCGGCCGAGGCCACCTTGCACGCGAGGCAGCACGGCGCCCAGATGCGCGCCCTGCCCCGCCTCGGCAGCTTCGCCGTGGGACCGCTCAACCACGAATGCGGTTCGGAGCCGGTCGAGCCCGGCAACGGCCAGGTGGCGGCGCTGATCTATACCTCGGGCACCACCGGCACGCCCAAGGGCGTCATGCTCACCCACCGCAACATCATGTTCGTCGGCGCGGTCTCGGGCGGACTTCGGGACATCGGCCCCGGCGACGTGGCCTATGGCGTGCTGCCCATGTCCCATGTGTTCGGACTGGCCTCGGTGCTGGTGGGAAGCCTTTACGGCGGCGCCTGCCTGCACGTGGCGCCGCGCTTCGCCCCCGCCCAGGTGCTGGCCGACTTGAAGGCGGGGCTCACCATGTGGAACGGCGTGCCGGCCATGTTCGCCAAGTTCCTGGAGCATCTCCGTCTTACCGGCGCAAAGGTCGAGGCCCCCTGTTTACGCTTCCTGTCGGCCGGCGGCTCGCCGCTCGACCCCGCCATCAAGGCGGAGACCGAAGCGGTGTTCGGCCGGGTGCTGAACAACGGCTACGGCCTGACCGAATCGGCGCCCACCATCTGCCAGACCCGCCTGGACGCGCCACGCGCCGATTGCTCGGTGGGCCATGCCCTGCCGGGCGTCGAGGTGCGCATCGTCGGACCTGACGGCAAGGACATCCCCGACGGCCAGGTGGGCGAGCTGTGGAGCCGGGGTCCCGGCACCATGAAGGGCTATTACCGCGCGCCCGAAATGACCGCCGAGGTGATCGATGCAGAGGGCTGGCTCAACACCGGCGACTTCGCCCGGCGTGATGCGGACGGGGCGCTGTTCATCGTCGGCCGCGCCAAGGAACTGATCATCCGTTCGGGCTTCAACGTCTATCCGGCCGAGGTGGAGGCGGTGTTCAACGCCCATCCCCTGGTCACCCATTCCGCCGTGGTCGGCCGCCCGGCCGCCGACGGCAACGAGGAGGTGGTGGCCTTCGTCCAGGTGGCGCCCGGCACTCAAATCGACGCCGCCCAGCTCGGCGAATGGGCCGCGTCCCGCCTGGCACCCTACAAGCGCCCCGGCGAGGTGGTGGTGGTCGGCCACCTGCCCGCCGGCGCCACGGGGAAAATCCTGAAGAACCGCCTCGCCGAGGCGGCAAGAAACCACGCCTACGACAATCTGTAA
- a CDS encoding ABC transporter substrate-binding protein — MSKTKLCVSALALSVMLGFAPAEAAEFKIGAEIPLSGNLARVGTAMNEGIQVAAELFNKKNGKHTVKILTVDDESSPAKAVGAVEKLAADGVVAYTGGYGSNIIGPASEAAEKLGKVYITSGGVATELTRRNLKTFFRINSSEGYARALMGMFNEVGVKSVAVVYSTKEATEEVAKMLQTGLGPKGVKVTMHAFDPATNDFKPIIHKIKLQDRPDAIAMIGYENDYVGILRAAKVLKPEIKTIAGVWSLATSKMAAEFPDLMENVSGTSTLSYPAEFTTPEAKEFAETYQKMFNKAPDYLGIFGYVQSKLLFEAVARAADAGTIDKGGIATEMRKTQADTVIGKVRFDEAGDNPEFTHRMGQHQGGKVVLVWPSDAATGKVKYPAVPW, encoded by the coding sequence ATGTCCAAGACCAAGCTTTGTGTTTCGGCCCTGGCCCTGTCCGTGATGCTGGGCTTTGCCCCGGCCGAGGCGGCGGAATTCAAGATCGGCGCCGAAATTCCGCTGTCGGGCAATCTGGCCCGGGTCGGCACCGCCATGAACGAGGGCATCCAGGTGGCCGCCGAGCTGTTCAACAAGAAGAACGGCAAGCACACGGTCAAGATCCTCACCGTCGACGACGAATCCTCGCCGGCCAAGGCGGTGGGTGCCGTCGAGAAGCTGGCCGCCGACGGGGTGGTGGCCTATACCGGCGGCTACGGCTCCAACATCATCGGCCCGGCCTCGGAAGCCGCCGAAAAGCTGGGCAAGGTCTACATCACCTCGGGCGGCGTCGCCACCGAACTGACCAGGCGCAACCTCAAGACCTTCTTCCGCATCAACAGCTCGGAAGGCTATGCCCGCGCCCTGATGGGCATGTTCAACGAGGTGGGGGTGAAATCGGTGGCGGTGGTTTATTCCACCAAGGAAGCCACCGAGGAAGTGGCCAAGATGCTGCAGACCGGCTTGGGGCCCAAGGGCGTCAAGGTCACCATGCACGCCTTCGATCCGGCCACCAACGACTTCAAGCCCATCATCCACAAGATCAAGCTGCAGGACCGCCCCGACGCCATCGCCATGATCGGCTACGAGAACGACTATGTGGGCATCCTGCGCGCCGCCAAGGTGTTGAAGCCCGAGATCAAGACCATCGCCGGGGTGTGGTCGCTGGCCACCTCCAAGATGGCCGCCGAGTTCCCCGACCTGATGGAGAACGTGTCCGGGACCTCCACACTGTCCTACCCGGCCGAGTTCACCACGCCGGAAGCCAAGGAATTCGCCGAAACCTACCAGAAGATGTTCAACAAAGCCCCCGATTACCTGGGCATCTTCGGCTATGTGCAGTCCAAGCTGCTGTTCGAGGCGGTGGCGCGCGCCGCCGATGCCGGCACCATCGACAAGGGCGGCATCGCCACCGAGATGCGCAAGACCCAGGCCGACACGGTGATCGGCAAGGTCCGCTTCGACGAGGCCGGCGACAATCCGGAATTCACCCACCGCATGGGCCAGCACCAGGGCGGCAAGGTGGTCCTGGTCTGGCCCAGCGACGCCGCCACCGGCAAGGTCAAGTATCCGGCCGTGCCTTGGTAA
- a CDS encoding O-linked N-acetylglucosamine transferase, SPINDLY family protein, with protein sequence MTSDPAQALRQAESLHNQGRLDEADSLYRRIVAPPSLAAKALTNRGVIAQQRGQADDALTLHGRALELAPDLAEAWCNRGDLFSDLGRLDEAEADFARAADLSPGLAPAWFNLGNVRMRLGQAAEAEPCYRRAAELLPHLPVVHAQLARCLDALGRAPEAADAMETAARLAPGDWRMLTDLGALQQQAGRMKAAQDSLRTAIALRPSHSAAHYNLGNAFYGEGRATEAAACYHAAWTMDPRLTMAASNHLNCLHYLPDQSGKEIGLAHRRIMDRRRATVPARYANPPEPERVLRIGYVSADFRRHPLGLLMRPVLERHDRAKVFAVCYATRPGDDDIARQLQSSADLWRDVADQDDEALAQLIREDGIDILMDLDGHTAGNRLGLFAAKPAPVQVSWLGYPFTTGLAAMDYVLMDRATVPPEAEGWFREKVAFLPGSRLCYQGPDSPAPAAPPMLARSHVTFGSFNNIAKLNDRVIQSWSRILARVPGSRLLLKWPHLAHAEVAGRLRDAFAAHGIAPERLELRGNSPPEQLLAEYADVDIGLDPFPYCGAFTSCEALWMGVPVVTLPGPRPFSRQTLALLDAMGMEEELARPDLEGYEDLAVALAADSVRLSDLRRRLRPAMRQGVGDAAAHVAAVEDFFRTAWKGWCAKIKGEA encoded by the coding sequence ATGACCTCCGATCCCGCCCAAGCGCTCCGACAGGCCGAATCGCTACACAACCAGGGCCGCCTGGATGAAGCCGATTCCCTTTATCGGCGGATCGTCGCTCCCCCGTCCCTGGCGGCCAAGGCCCTGACCAACCGCGGCGTGATCGCCCAGCAGCGCGGACAGGCCGACGACGCCCTGACGCTCCACGGCCGCGCCCTGGAGCTGGCCCCCGATCTGGCCGAAGCCTGGTGCAACCGCGGCGACCTTTTCTCCGATCTCGGACGCCTGGACGAGGCCGAAGCCGATTTCGCCCGCGCCGCCGACCTTTCCCCCGGCCTCGCTCCGGCCTGGTTCAACCTGGGCAATGTCCGAATGCGCCTGGGGCAAGCGGCGGAGGCCGAGCCCTGCTACCGCCGCGCCGCCGAGCTTCTGCCCCATCTGCCGGTGGTCCACGCCCAGTTGGCCCGCTGCCTGGATGCGCTGGGCCGGGCGCCCGAAGCCGCCGATGCCATGGAGACGGCCGCCCGCCTCGCCCCCGGCGACTGGCGGATGCTCACCGATCTCGGCGCGTTGCAACAGCAGGCCGGGCGGATGAAGGCGGCCCAGGACAGCCTTCGCACCGCCATTGCGCTGCGCCCCAGCCATTCCGCCGCCCATTACAACCTGGGCAACGCCTTTTATGGCGAAGGACGCGCCACCGAGGCCGCCGCCTGCTACCACGCCGCCTGGACCATGGATCCCCGCCTGACCATGGCGGCTTCCAACCACCTCAACTGCCTGCATTACCTTCCCGACCAAAGCGGCAAGGAGATCGGGCTGGCCCACCGGCGGATCATGGACCGCCGCCGCGCCACCGTTCCGGCGCGCTACGCCAATCCGCCCGAGCCCGAGCGGGTGCTGCGCATCGGCTACGTCTCCGCCGATTTCCGCCGCCATCCCCTGGGCCTGCTGATGCGCCCGGTGCTGGAGCGCCACGACCGCGCAAAGGTTTTCGCCGTCTGCTACGCCACCCGGCCGGGCGACGACGACATCGCCCGCCAATTACAAAGCAGCGCCGATCTGTGGCGCGATGTGGCGGACCAGGACGACGAAGCCCTGGCCCAGCTGATCCGAGAGGACGGCATCGACATCCTGATGGACCTGGACGGCCATACGGCGGGCAACCGGCTGGGCCTGTTCGCCGCCAAGCCCGCCCCGGTGCAGGTGAGCTGGCTGGGCTATCCCTTCACCACCGGGCTGGCGGCCATGGATTACGTCCTGATGGACCGCGCCACGGTTCCGCCCGAGGCGGAAGGCTGGTTCCGGGAAAAGGTGGCGTTCCTGCCCGGCTCGCGCCTGTGCTACCAGGGGCCGGATTCGCCGGCCCCCGCCGCCCCGCCCATGCTGGCGCGGAGCCATGTCACCTTCGGCAGCTTCAACAACATCGCCAAGCTGAACGACCGGGTGATCCAGTCCTGGTCGCGCATCCTGGCCCGAGTGCCGGGCTCGCGTCTGCTGCTGAAATGGCCCCACCTCGCCCATGCGGAGGTGGCCGGGCGCCTGCGCGACGCCTTCGCCGCCCATGGCATCGCGCCCGAGCGGCTGGAACTGCGCGGCAATTCGCCGCCCGAGCAGTTGCTGGCCGAATACGCCGACGTGGATATCGGCCTCGACCCCTTCCCCTATTGCGGCGCCTTCACCTCGTGCGAGGCGCTGTGGATGGGGGTGCCGGTGGTGACCCTGCCGGGACCACGCCCCTTCTCGCGCCAGACCCTGGCCCTGCTTGACGCCATGGGGATGGAGGAGGAACTGGCCCGCCCGGATCTTGAGGGCTACGAGGACCTGGCCGTCGCCCTGGCCGCCGATTCCGTGCGGCTGTCGGATCTGCGCCGCCGCCTGCGCCCGGCCATGCGCCAGGGGGTGGGCGACGCCGCCGCCCATGTGGCGGCGGTGGAGGACTTCTTCCGGACGGCCTGGAAAGGCTGGTGCGCAAAGATAAAGGGGGAGGCCTGA